One genomic region from Chelmon rostratus isolate fCheRos1 chromosome 11, fCheRos1.pri, whole genome shotgun sequence encodes:
- the cuedc2 gene encoding CUE domain-containing protein 2 encodes MDLHKIIHSALHEFIQTYIPDVDLSMLDDVLLSYITGVLEDLGSQQSVEENFDVEVFAEMLEAYIPGFAEIESVKVCEMMFSLATKLATARTSADEENVVPKERTEEISLKLTNLPIEPPPGRETQCLKTQTEGATAKPPVSEWEAQEQHLLEMFPKCSLSEARSALSIAKGDMEEAVRLIIEGDVQLSPTPLNVNHGKSFSSLADQKLKESILEKYMLVDNEDDNKTHRPVAPKDAPKKLVRYHGNQVVTTKGERYQLVKKDETEDMKKTYVNLKPARKYRFH; translated from the exons ATGGACCTCCACAAAATCATCCACAGTGCGCTGCACGAATTTATCCAGACTTACATCCCTGATGTCGATCTCAG CATGCTGGATGATGTTCTTCTGTCTTACATCACTGGAGTCCTGGAGGATCTGGGCTCCCAGCAGAGTGTGGAGGAGAACTTTGATGTGGAGGTCTTTGCAGAGATGCTAGAAGCTTACATACCTGGCTTTGCCGAAATTGAAAG tGTCAAAGTCTGTGAAATGATGTTCAGCCTGGCAACAAAACTAGCCACTGCTCGGACCTCAG cTGATGAAGAAAACGTTGTGCctaaagaaaggacagaagagaTTTCATTGAAACTCACCAACCTGCCCATAGAACCTCCACcaggaagagaaacacagtgccttaaaacacagacagagggcGCCACTGCCAAG CCACCAGTGTCTGAGTGGGAGGCCCAGGAGCAACACCTGCTGGAGATGTTTCCCAAGTGTAGCCTGTCCGAGGCTCGCAGCGCCCTGTCTATTGCCAAAGGAGACATGGAGGAGGCTGTGCGCCTTATCATAGAGGGTGATGTCCAACTCAGCCCCACTCCTCTTAAT GTAAATCATGGGAAGAGTTTTTCCTCACTGGCAGACCAGAAACTTAAAGAGAGCATCCTTGAGAA GTACATGCTGGTGGACAATGAGGATGATAACAAAACACACCGTCCTGTCGCCCCAAAAGAT GCTCCAAAGAAGCTGGTTCGGTACCACGGCAACCAGGTGGTAACCACAAAAGGAGAGCGATATCAGTTAGTGAAAAAAGACGAGACAGAGGACATGAAGAAGACGTATGTCAACCTGAAGCCTGCGCGAAAGTACAGATTTCATTGA